Proteins found in one Zea mays cultivar B73 chromosome 1, Zm-B73-REFERENCE-NAM-5.0, whole genome shotgun sequence genomic segment:
- the LOC103634598 gene encoding ELMO domain-containing protein C, with protein sequence MSTTNLRRRLHHGDVDGRKNEHVDISSADSLNEPLLGKSNDDNFGSEVYDPRKQDLWDDDMKKEQLHWSFLFSNLITQWAQWLASIIVSSGSIFGRLSPFSSENQINPVYLSPLQEQRLDTLRHRLQISFDGSRIEHQDALRQLWRLAYPAREIPPLKSELWKEMGWQGNDPSTDFRGGGLISLENLIFFARNYPNSFQMLLNKVQGQRSDWEYPFAVAGINVSFMLVQMLDLKSSVPSSKYGIRFLELLGRDENAFDHLYCVAFRLLDAQWLVKRASYMEFNEVLKSTRTQLERELVLDDVLEVKDLPSYTMLDE encoded by the exons ATGTCAACTACCAATCTGAGGCGGCGACTCCATCATGGAGACGTTGATGGAAGGAAAAACGAGCATGTTGACATATCCAGTGCTGATTCCCTCAATGAACCTCTATTAGGGAAGTCCAATGATGACAACTTTGGATCAGAG GTGTATGATCCTAGAAAACAGGATCTGTGGGATGATGATATGAAGAAAGAACAACTACACTGGTCATTTCTTTTCTCAAACTTGATTACACAATGGGCACAATGGTTAG CAAGCATTATTGTGAGCTCAGGATCTATCTTTGGTAGATTATCCCCCTTCTCTTCAGAGAACCAAATAAATCCAGTATATCTTAGCCCTTTACAG GAACAAAGGTTGGATACTTTAAGACACAGATTGCAAATCTCTTTTGATGGCTCCCGTATTGAACATCAA GATGCCTTGAGGCAACTCTGGCGTTTAGCTTATCCCGCTCGTGAGATTCCACCACTCAAATCTGAATTATGGAAGGAGATGGGTTGGCAAGGCAACGATCCATCTACTGATTTCAG GGGTGGTGGACTCATATCGTTGGAGAACCTCATCTTTTTTGCTAGGAACTACCCT AATTCATTTCAGATGCTTCTGAACAAAGTACAAGGGCAGAGATCAGATTGGGAGTACCCTTTTGCAGTTGCTGGTATCAACGTTTCATTCATGCTGGTCCAGATGTTGGATCTGAAGTCAA GTGTTCCATCTTCTAAGTATGGAATTCGTTTCCTTGAATTGCTTGGACGTGATGAGAACGCCTTTGACCACCTGTACTGTGTGGCCTTTCGGTTGCTTGATGCTCAGTGGCTTGTGAAACGTGCCTCCTATATGGAATTCAAT GAGGTCTTGAAATCAACAAGAACTCAGCTGGAGCGGGAACTGGTTCTAGATGATGTGCTGGAGGTGAAGGACCTGCCGTCCTACACTATGCTGGATGAGTAA
- the LOC103634597 gene encoding probable ADP-ribosylation factor GTPase-activating protein AGD14: MAAASRKEEERNERVVRGLLKLPPNRRCVNCDGLGPQYVCTSFWTFICVSCSGIHREFTHRVKSVSMSTFSTQEVEALQKGGNQRAKESFLKDFDTQKMRLPDSSNSGSLRDFIKAVYVERRYAGGRFSERPPRDKQNQKAHEEEHRRPNSYHSFSQSPPYDYQYEEGRNGKRSAFLSRKPGSDKGHQGKISGFCYSSHSLHQRMSRDGFTGENSVSRTSNCSGSSISDTVRTAPQSPNFPDSGCFSPPVVQDQSNVHSSCGLTSSQRAVSAGDLDSISLKSGKSNLSDLIFENDNVHRTEKSSNSAAPSFIAFSDAISAPNQASFDSKASQEHHVTTIDQSVDLFSNTLTETPSADKVIPTAHSMDNAGWATFDTPPEQKQPALTGLSYVSATSIDKQALNHDLFSSESNDELTWFRSSKDDASVTNHNQSTATSLDTCSSEPWSIFDASSGSTQYTVKGDLSLMTSRLQEPKGTMNENSSQLWHSFDDANGIVCAQPRIDDHSNTASISLSTSNPFVCSIVLKESYDDDSHKVLMGELTPNTLIAASSEPSLGGPSTEQMPLNPFDLPFDTQSGTPDLFMDVSSLQEALPSPDLPTFLDGLPERWFSSSSCAYVPSASASHGGLPCLVERGPNCSLLNIPVGTLSAGNPFV; this comes from the exons ATGGCGGCAGCGTCGAGGAAAGAGGAGGAGAGGAACGAGCGAGTCGTGCGGGGGCTCCTCAAGCTGCCACCCAACCGCAGATGCGTCAACTGCGACGGACTC GGGCCGCAGTACGTGTGCACCAGCTTCTGGACCTTCATCTGCGTCTCCTGCAGCGGCATCCA CCGAGAGTTCACGCACCGTGTGAAATCCGTCTCCATGTCAACGTTCAGCACGCAAGAGGTCGAGGCTCTCCAGAAGGGTGGGAACCAG CGTGCCAAGGAATCATTCCTGAAGGATTTCGATACCCAGAAAATGAGGCTACCTGATAGCAG CAACTCCGGCAGTCTTAGGGACTTCATAAAAGCTGTCTATGTGGAGCGAAGGTATGCTGGCGGTAGATTTTCTGAAAGGCCTCCAAGAGACAAACAG AACCAAAAGGCCCATGAAGAAGAGCATAGAAGGCCAAATTCCTACCATTCATTTTCACAGAGCCCACCTTATGATTATCAGTATGAAGAGGGGCGCAATGGCAAGCGATCTGCATTTCTAAGTAGGAAGCCTGGTTCAGATAAGGGGCATCAGGGGAAGATTTCTGGATTTTGTTACAGTTCACATAGCTTGCATCAGAGAATGTCTCGGGATGGATTTACTGGTGAGAATTCTGTATCGAGGACTTCTAACTGCTCAGGGTCCAGCATTAGTGACACAGTTAGAACTGCACCACAATCACCTAATTTTCCTGATAGTGGATGTTTCAGCCCCCCTGTGGTACAAGATCAATCAAATGTACATAGTTCTTGTGGACTCACTAGTTCACAG AGAGCTGTATCGGCAGGAGACCTAGATTCTATCTCTCTTAAATCAGGCAAATCAAACTTATCTGATTTGATTTTTGAGAATGATAATGTTCACCGAACTGAAAAATCCTCAAATTCCGCTGCTCCAAGTTTCATAGCCTTTTCTGATGCTATTAGTGCTCCAAATCAAGCTAGCTTTGATTCCAAAGCTTCTCAGGAACACCATGTCACTACCATAGATCAATCTGTAGATCTATTTTCAAATACGCTTACTGAAACTCCATCTGCTGATAAGGTGATACCAACAGCTCATTCAATGGACAATGCTGGGTGGGCCACATTTGATACACCTCCAGAACAAAAGCAGCCTGCACTCACTGGGCTTTCTTATGTTTCTGCTACAAGCATCGATAAACAAGCTCTTAATCATGATTTGTTTTCATCTGAATCAAATGATGAGCTAACATGGTTCCGGAGCTCTAAGGATGATGCTTCGGTTACCAATCATAATCAGTCTACTGCTACATCTCTTGATACATGCAGTTCTGAG CCTTGGAGTATTTTCGATGCCTCCAGTGGTAGTACCCAGTACACTGTCAAGGGAGATCTATCATTAATGACTTCTAGATTGCAAGAGCCTAAAGGAACAATGAACGAAAATAGCTCTCAG CTTTGGCATTCATTTGATGATGCTAATGGGATCGTTTGTGCTCAGCCACGAATTGATGACCACAGCAATACAGCAAGCATTTCTCTATCAACCAGCAATCCATTTGTGTGCTCTATAGTTTTAAAG GAATCTTATGACGATGATTCCCACAAAGTATTGATGGGTGAATTGACACCTAATACATTGATTGCTGCTTCCTCAGAGCCATCTCTG GGAGGACCCTCTACTGAGCAGATGCCATTAAATCCATTTGACCTTCCATTTGACACTCAGTCGGGGACTCCTGATCTG TTCATGGACGTAAGTTCATTGCAAGAGGCCTTGCCTAGCCCAGATCTGCCAACCTTCCTTGATGGTTTACCTGAAAGATGGTTCTCCAGCAGCTCTTGTGCTTATGTTCCATCAGCGTCAGCGTCACATG GTGGACTGCCGTGCCTTGTCGAGCGGGGCCCCAACTGTTCCTTGCT GAATATACCAGTTGGCACTTTATCAGCTGGAAATCCTTTTGTATAG
- the LOC103634596 gene encoding chaperone protein dnaJ 20, chloroplastic codes for MTSVSARPVGVGYCFGGARCQPRSRVRVSAAASAVAAPAPAMAATMYELLAVEETAGPDEIKAAYRRAARRWHPDACPGGADRFMAAREAYEVLSDPERRRGYDIQLRCGAHFGDAGYRAARRAGFADWEAQLTGLQWRAAGRRGRAGGETWGSRMRQAAAQPSL; via the coding sequence ATGACCTCCGTGAGCGCGAGGCCCGTTGGCGTGGGGTACTGCTTCGGCGGGGCGAGGTGCCAGCCACGGTCGCGGGTGCGGGTTTCGGCCGCGGCCTCGGCAgtggccgcgcccgcgcccgcgatgGCGGCGACGATGTACGAGCTGCTCGCCGTCGAGGAGACGGCGGGGCCCGACGAGATCAAGGCGGCGTACCGGCGCGCCGCGCGGCGGTGGCACCCGGACGCGTGCCCCGGCGGCGCCGACCGCTTCATGGCGGCGCGGGAGGCCTACGAGGTGCTGTCCGACCCCGAGCGCAGGCGCGGCTACGACATCCAGCTCCGCTGCGGCGCCCACTTCGGCGACGCCGGGTACCGCGCGGCACGCCGCGCCGGGTTCGCCGACTGGGAGGCGCAGCTGACCGGGCTGCAGTGGCGcgcggcggggcggcgcgggcgcgccggCGGGGAGACTTGGGGCAGCAGGATGCGCCAGGCGGCCGCGCAGCCGTCCTTGTAG